TGGTAACAGTGAATCCTAAGACTAAGAGAACTACCATGACCAGTTTGGAACGTGACCTTTTGACAGATGTTGAGGGATCGGGTGAAGCAAAACTAAACTCAGCCTATGCTGAGGGTGGGGCTGACTTAGCTATTTCAACCATTCAAAAGGTTTTAGATATTGATATTGACTACTATGCGCTGATTAATATGCAGGGTATGATTGATTTGGTGGATGCCGTTGGTGGTATCGAGGTAACGAACCATTTTGATTTCCCAATTTCGATTGCAGAAAACGAACCAGAATTTCAGGCGAAAGTAGAGCCTGGAACCCATAAAATCAATGGAGAACAGGCCTTAGTGTATTCACGTATGCGTTATGATGATCCCGATGGTGATTACGGTCGTCAAAAACGTCAACGTGAGGTTATTCAAAAGATTGTGGCTAAGCTCATGAAGATGGACTCGATAGGTTCTTATAAGAAAATTTTGTCTGCTGTCAGTTCGAATGTACAAACAAGTATCAATCTTGGTGATAGCACTACTCTGCGTGGTTTGATGGGTTATAGTGAGGCCCTTAAAAATATCAAGTCTTACCAGTTGGCTGGTTCGGATGCAATGATCAATGGTGGAAGCTACCAAGTAGCCTCAACTGAGGATATTCTTAAGGTCCAAAACCGTATTAAGAAGGAAGTTGGCAAGAAGGGAGTTTCTGAATCTAAACTTAAGACTAGTTTGGTACTCAATGATTTTGGGACTTCTAGCTATGTTTCAGATGATTTCGTTAACTCTACTGGAAGTTATGAGGCTGGACCATCTGAGGCAACAGGTGGTGGATCAGTAAGTACCTACTATGGAGGTACCACCTACGGCAATAGCTACACTGAGAATACTAGTAATTATGTTCAGGACCAAGCTACAACAGCCCCTACAATTAATTATAATGGTTCAGGTGTAACTACTTATAGCTTGGTTCCAGCAGCACAATAGAACTCTTGAGAGATTCCCAGCCTTTTGGCTGTCATATGATTATTACTTGCAATAGTTTTTAAGCTATGCTATAATATGAAGAAATAACGAAAGAGAGGCGGAGTAGAAACTTCGTCTCTTGTGTGTGTAAGGAGGTCATAATGTCGCAAAAAATTATTGATCTCGTGACGGCTGTCGTA
This region of Streptococcus thermophilus genomic DNA includes:
- the brpA gene encoding biofilm formation/cell division transcriptional regulator BrpA — translated: MKLGRKILLMLSAILATTVVAAGIYLTTTYNYATGELSKTFRVSKVTSGNSKAIQQTKPITILLMGVDTGSEGRKETWEGNSDTMILVTVNPKTKRTTMTSLERDLLTDVEGSGEAKLNSAYAEGGADLAISTIQKVLDIDIDYYALINMQGMIDLVDAVGGIEVTNHFDFPISIAENEPEFQAKVEPGTHKINGEQALVYSRMRYDDPDGDYGRQKRQREVIQKIVAKLMKMDSIGSYKKILSAVSSNVQTSINLGDSTTLRGLMGYSEALKNIKSYQLAGSDAMINGGSYQVASTEDILKVQNRIKKEVGKKGVSESKLKTSLVLNDFGTSSYVSDDFVNSTGSYEAGPSEATGGGSVSTYYGGTTYGNSYTENTSNYVQDQATTAPTINYNGSGVTTYSLVPAAQ